GGATCGTGCCGCTCGGTCTCCACGGCGATCACCGCCTGACGCGACACCCCCAGCGCCTGACCCAGCTGTTCCTGGGTCCAGCCCCGCTCGACCCGCAGCAGCTTCAGACGGTTCTTCATCGGCTGCTCCGAATGAAGGGCGAGACAAGGCCGTACATGGCCCAGAACACAGGCACGATCAGCCAGGTCTGCATATGCGGCGCCCCGGCGAAGCTTTCGCCGAAGCCCCAGAAGGTGGCGAGCGCCAGGGCCAGGCCTGCGGCGACGATGAACTGTTTGGCCGTCACGCCGCGCACGAACTCGTCGCTTTCGCGCATCAGCGCCAGGGTCGCCCAGATCTGGCCGATCACCGGCGCCGACACCGCCGCCGCCAGCCCCCAGGCCGCCGGCTTTCCCATCAGGTCGTCAAAGAGGTTCGTGGTCATCATCGCCACGCAGATCGCGACATAGGGCGCGGTGAACGCCAGGGTGCGGATCAGATAGCGCCGATGCGCGGGCGTTCCGGTCTTCCAGGCGGTGAACATCTGCCTCTCCATGTGTAAGGCCAACCTGACATCGACGCTATGTCATGTCAACCTGACTTTTTGTCAGGATATCCGCACATTCATCCGTTGCTTTTCCAGACGCGCCGATGGGCGTAGGATGACCCCATGCCCGCCGCCCCGCGCATCGCTCCGTCGGTTCTGTTCACGCCCCAGGAATGGGCGCCGTTCCAGACGCGCTCGGCCTGGGCCGGGCCGCTGCTGGTCGCGCATTGCTGGGCGGTGATCGCCCTGGCCGTGGCCGCTGGCGTCGCCGTGCCCTGGCTGATCCCCCTGTGCGTCATGATCGTCGGCACGCGCCAGCTGGGCCTGGCCATATTGATGCACGAGGCGGCGCACGGCGGTCTGTCCAAGTCGCCCCGGCTGAACGACTTCCTTGGCCATTGGCTGTGCGCCACGCCCATCGGCGCATCATTGGCGGCCTATCGCCCCTATCACCTGACCCACCACCGCTTCGCCCAGCAGGCCGAGGACCCGGACCTGATGCTGTCGGCGCCCTTCCCCGTCAGCCCCGCCTCGCTGCGGCGCAAGCTGATCCGCGACCTGACCGGCCAGACCTTCTTCAAACAGCGGGTGCTGCTGCCCCTGGCCCAGACGCGTGCTGCGCCGCGCTCAAACCGCCCCCAGGGCGATCGCGCCAAACCCATGGGCGAAGCCGCCCACGACTATGAGGCGGTCGTGACGGGCCGGTCCGTCCTGCCCTTCCTGGTCTTCAACGCCGTCCTGCTGGCGGGCTTCGTCGCCGCTGGTCTGTGGTGGGCCTTCTTCGTCCTGTGGCTGCTGCCGATGGCGACCTGGTTCCCCATGGTGACGCGGCTGAGGAACATCGCCGAACACGCCTGTGTCGAGGGTTCGGCCGTCGATCCCTTCCGCGCCGCCCGCACCACCCGCGCCGCCTGGTGGGAGCGCGCCTTCATCGCCCCCTACTGGGTCAACTTCCACGCCGAGCATCATCTGTTCATGCATGTGCCGTGCTGGAAGCTGCCGCGCCTGCACCGCGCCATCCACGCCCGGCCGCAAGCGGCGGCGATGGAGGTGTCGCCCGGCTATCTGGACGTGATCCGAACGGCGACCCGCCGCCCGGCATGACGATCGCCGACCCCGCCGCCTTCATTCGGGACAACACCCGTCTTCAACCCGTGCCGCACGCGCCGGAGATTTCCCTGTGGCTGGCCGACGAGATCACCCCGATCTGGCGGCTGACCGAGGAGGAGCTGGGTGAAATGGGCGTGCCGCCGCCCTTCTGGGCCTTCGCCTGGGCGGGCGGTCAGGCGCTGAGCCGCTATCTGCTGGATCATCCGCATGAGGTGGCGGGAAAGCGGGTGCTGGACTTCGCCGCCGGTTCGGGCCTGGTCGGCGTGGCGGCGATGAGGGCGGGCGCGGCCTCGGTCCTGTGCGCGGACATCGACCCCTTTTGTCAGGCCGCCGTCGCCGCCAACGCCGCCGCCAACCGCGTGACCCTGACCTTCACCCAGGCCAATCTGCTGGACGCCGCCCCGCCCGAGGTCGAGGTCATCTGCGCGGGCGACATCTGCTACGAACGCCCGATGACCGAGGCCGTCCTGGCCTGGCTGGCCCAGGCCCGCAGCCGGGGGACGCGCGTCCTGATCGGCGATCCGGGCCGCACCTATTTCCCGCGCACGGGCCTGGACTTCCTGGCCGAATACCGCGTCCCCACCTCGCGCGAGCTGGAGGATCAGGAGATCAAGCGATCCTCGGTCTGGGCCATGCCCTGAGCCTGCCGGACGTGATTCCGGGGCGCCCGCAGGGCGAACCCGGAACCCAGGCTCGCCTTGCTCGACCCCGGAATCACGACGAGGGTGTTGCGGCAGGCCGACTTAAGCGGCTTGTCCCTCGTGCCGCCCCTCGCCGAATTCCTCGATCATCTTGGCGTTGAAGGCCGGGATGTCGTCGGGGCAACGGCTGGTGACCAGTCCCTGATCCACCACCACCTCTTCATTGACTACATCGGCCCCGGCGTTCTTCAGGTCGGTGCGGATGCTCTCGAAGGCCGTCATCCGACGCCCCTCGACCACCCCCGCCTCGATCAGCAGCCAGGGCGCGTGACAGATGGCGGCGACCGGCTTGCCCGCATCGAAGAAGGCCCGCACGAAGGCCACCGCATCCGCATCGGCGCGCAACAGGTCGGGATTGGCCACCCCGCCCGGCAGCAGCAGCGCCGAATAGGCCGAGGCGTCCACCGCCGCCACCGCCTTGTCCGCCGTCACCTTCTCGCCCGGCGTCAGATGGTCGAAGCCCTGGAACTCCCCGGCCTTCAACGACACGATCTCGACCACCGCCCCGGCATCCTTCAGCGCCTTCATCGGTTCGTTCAGTTCGATCAGTTCGACGCCGTCGGTCGCCAGGATGGCGACGGTCTTGCCGGAAAGGGTCTGGGCCATGGGAAATGCTCCGTGTCGGAAAGGGGTTCGGGGCGATGAACCCACGACAAGTCAAAGGGTTGCGGCTCCGCTTGGCGGATGCGGCCGCCGGTACCATCTATCGTCCATGCGAAGGCTCCTGACCCTGACGACCTTGCTGGCGGCCGCCGCGACGCCCGTCCTGGCCCAGATCTACCCGACCCAGACCTATCCGGCGCCCGGCCGCCCCTATGGCGCCTATCCGGGCGGCATACCCGCCGCCATCGCCGACCAGCATCGCTACGAAAACGACCGTCTGCGCGCCCAGTCCCAGTCCAACGCCGATCAGGCCCGCCAGCAGCAGATCGAGACCCAGTTGCGCCTGCGCGCCATCGAGACTGCGCGCGAACCGGCGGCCCCGTCCGCCCTGCCGCCCCGCCTCCTCTACAGCCCGGAACAGGAGCGGGCGCTGCGCCAGTCCGCCGCCGAACGCCGCCAGCAGACCACCCAGGGCGTCAGCCAGATCGACGCCTGGCTGGATCGGTCGCGTTAGGACCACGCATCCCTTCCCTCGCCCCCGCGTTCCGGCCTAGCTTAGGGGCGATCAGACGGGAGATAGGCGGATGCGCTGGCAGGGCGGACGAACGGGCGGCGGGGTCGAGGACCGGCGCGGCATGGGGGGCGGCGCCATCGCGGGAGGCGGCATCGGCGTGGGCGTGCTGGCCCTGATCGGCTATTTCGTCTTCGGCATCGACCCGTCCACCACGACGCAACTGGCCAGCCAGCTGGGCGGCGTCGGCGCCTCGGAACAGCAGGGCCAGGTCGGCACGCCCCAGGACCAGGCCGGCCGGTTCGTCGATGTCATCGGCGCCAACATCAACGACGTCTGGGCGCAGAAGCTTAAGGGCTATCAGCCGCCCAAGGTCGTGATCTACGAACAGGGTACGGGAACCGGCTGCGGCTACGGCCAGTCGGCCATGGGTCCCTTCTACTGCCCCAACGACAAGACCGTCTATCTGGACCTGAACTTCTGGCAGGAGATGGAGACCCAGCTCGGGGCCTCCGGCGCCGATTTCGCCCGCGCCTATGTCATCGCCCATGAGTTCGGCCACCACGTCCAGACTCTGACCGGCACCTCGGATCAGGTGCGTCAGGCCCAGCAGCGGGCGCGTGGCGAGGGCGAGGCCAACCGCTATTCCGTCGCGCTGGAGCTTCAGGCCGACTGCTACGCCGGGGTCTGGGCCAAGAACGCCGCCGCCGTCTCGAACGGTCAGGTCGCGCTGGAGCCCGGCGACATCGAGGAGGGCATGAAGACCGCCCAGGCCATCGGTGACGATGCGCTGCAACGGCGCGGCGGCGGCCGCGTCTCGCCCGAAAGCTTCACCCACGGCTCCTCGGCCCAGCGGGTCGAATGGCTGCAGCGCGGCTATCAGTCGGGCGATCCCGCATCCTGCGACACCTTCGGCGGCGCCTGAGCGCCGCCCCGCCTTGTCTGACCCGCCTTGTCTGAAACGATTGATTGACCAACGATGCATGATCGCGCCGGCCTGACCGCACGCCCCGAAGACCTGATCGACCTGGACGCCCTGCTGGGCGCCTATGAAACGGTCCAGCCAGACATGACCGAGCCCCAGCAGCGGGTGGTCTTCGGCACCTCGGGCCACCGGGGGTCCAGCCTGGACGGCGCCTTCAACCAGGCCCACATCCTGGCCATCGCCCAGTCGATCGCCGAATACCGCGCGGCCCAGGGCGTGGACGGCCCCCTGTTCCTGGGGCGTGACACCCACGGCCTGTCCGAACCCGCCTTCCGCACCACGCTGGAGGTGCTGGTCGCCAACGGGGTCCAGGTGCTGATCGACGCCCGCGACGGCTTCACCCCCACCCCCGCCGTGTCCCACGCCATACTGACGCACAATCGGGCCAACGCGCGCCAGGCGGACGGCGTCCTGATCACCCCGTCGCACAATCCGCCCCGCGACGGCGGCATCAAATACAATCCCCCCTCGGGCGGCCCGGCCGGGAGCGAGGCCACCGCCGCCATCGCCGCCCGCGCCAACCAGTTGATCGAGGGCGGCCTGACCCAGGTGCGCCGCGTCCCGTCCGCCCAGGCCCAGGCGGCGGCGGGCCGGTTCGACTATCTGTCCGCCTATATCGACGACCTGCCCCGCGTCGTGGACCTGGAGGCCATCCGAAACGCCGGGGTCCGCATCGGCGCCGATCCGCTGGGCGGCGCCGCCGTGGCCTATTGGGGCGAGATCGCAGAGCGTCACAGACTGGACCTGACCGTCGTCAACGACGCCGTCGACCCGCGCTGGGCCTTCATGCCGCTGGACGCCGACGGCAAGATCCGCATGGACTGTTCCTCGCCCTCGGCCATGGCCGGTCTGATCGGCATGATGAAGGGCGGATCGGCCTATGATGTCGCCTTCGGCAACGACGCCGACGCGGATCGCCACGGCATCGTCACCCCCGACGCGGGCCTGATGAACCCCAACCATTTCCTGGCCGCCGCCATCGCCTATCTGTTCGCCAACCGGCCGGGCTGGGGCGCGGACGTGGCGGTGGGCAAGACCCTGGTCTCGTCGTCCATGATCGACCGGGTCGTCGCCGGCCTGGGCCGCCGCCTGCTGGAAGTTCCGGTCGGCTTCAAACATTTCGTGCCGGGCCTTCTGGACGGAACCGTGGGCTTCGGCGGCGAGGAATCGGCCGGCGCCTCCTTCCTGCGTCAGGACGGGACGGTGTGGACCACCGACAAGGACGGCCTCATCCTGTGCCTGCTGGCCGCCGAGATTCAGGCCCGCACCGGGCGCAGCGCCAGCCGGCTCTACGCCGACCTGACCGACCAGTACGGCGCCCCCGCCTACGCCCGCGTCGACGCCCCGGCGACCCGCGCGGAAAAGGCCCGTCTGGCCGCCCTCAGCCCCTCGGACGTCACCGCCACCGCCCTGGCGGGGCAGGCCATCACCGACATCCTGACCAAGGCCCCCGGCAATGGCGAGGCCATCGGCGGGCTGAAGGTCGTCACCGCCGACGCCTGGTTCGCCGCCCGCCCCTCGGGCACCGAGGACGTCTATAAAATCTATGCCGAATCCTTCCTCGGCCCGGACCATCTGGCCCAGGTTCAGGCCGAGGCCAGGGCGGTGGTGGCGACGGCCCTGGCGGGCTAGGGCGAATGACGGTCCGCCGCTTCGACATCTTCGCGGACTATTTCCAGTTCTACGTCTGCGACGAAACCTTCGTCACCGACCCCGCTCTCCTGTGGGGCCCGGCCGGCGACCCCATGCTGGCCGTGGGCCCCGACCTGATCGCCATAGGGACGGCGCGCAACATGCGGGTTCCGGTCGAACTTCAAATCCTGCCGTCGGAACCGGCGCCCGACACGGACGCGTGGGATCAGGTCCGCGACTGCGGCCTCCGCCTGACCAGCGGCGCGCTGATCGTGTTCGGCTGCACCGATGATCCGGATCAGGCCGAACGCATCGCCGCGCCCGTCGGCGACTATGCCGCCCGCGTTTGTCACGGCGGATTGAACAGCCTGTCCGAAGACGGCCTGGATGGCGACGACCGTTATCGCATCCAGCTCTGGCCCGGCGCGGTGCGTCCAGTGACGGTGCTCAAAGCCCCTGCCTAGCCGTTTCAGATCACGCCCTCGATCCACGCCCTCAGGGGATTGGCGGGATCGGACAGCAGCTTGATCACCATGCCGATGCAGATCAGCACCAGCAGGGGCCGGATCAGTTTCGGCCCGAACCGCATCGCCGCATGCGACCCCAGCCAGCCGCCCAGCACCTGCCCCACCGCCATCGTCAACCCGACGGCCCACAGCACATGGCCGCCGATGGCGAACACCACCACCGACACCAGATTGCTGGAGAAGTTCAGCGCCTTGGTATGGGCCGTGGCCCGAGTCAGCCCCATTCCCATCAGCGTCACCAGCGCCAGGGCGAAGAAGGACCCCGCGCCCGGACCGAAGAAGCCGTCGTAGAAGCCGATCCCGCCCGACACGGCCCCGAAGGCCAGGGGCGTCAGCCGCGCATGGACATCCTCGTCGCTGGCCTTGGGGCCGACCAGGAAATAGACCGCGATCCCCGCCAGCAACAGCGGCAGCAGCACCATCAGCCAGGTCGTATCGACGAAACTGACCACCATGGCGCCCAGGGCGGCGCCGACCGCCGTGGCGATCAGCGGCCATTTCAGCAGGGCGAAATCGATCCGCCCCTTGCGCCAGAAGGTCCAGGTCGCCGAGGCGGTGCCGCAACTGCCCTGGATCTTGTTGGTGGCGATGGCCGCCACCGGGCTGACCCCGACCGCCAGCAACACCGGCACGGTGATCAGGCCGCCGCCCCCCGCGATGGCGTCCACGAACCCCGCCGCCATGGCCGCAGCGAACAACAGGGCGACGATTTCGGGGGTGAATTCGATCATGGCGCCGACCTAGGCCGTTCCCCGCCGCCGATCCAGCCTCAATCGGTCAGGCCCCGACCGTGATCTCCATCGGCCGCTCGACGAACAGGCGCGGGCCGCGCAGGTCCAGGATGACGCGCCGATCCTCGAACGCCGCCATGCCGACCAGCGCCTTTGGAAAGCCCGGCACGGCCACGTCGTCATAGATGGCCACCGCCGCCTGACGATACAATTCGTCGCCAATGGTCAGGGTACGGACGATCACCGTCTCGGCTCCCACCACGCCGCCCAGCACCATGCTCTGGCCCGGGGTCCGCCGGCGGCCGTCCAGCAGGCCCGCCGCGTCGGCCGTCTCGCGCGTCACGGCCAGCACCGCCGATGCGCCGGTGTCGATCACCGCATCGACCGCGGCCCCCTCCACCGTGATCGCCGCCTGCAACGCCTTGCCCGCCCGCGTCACCGCGACAGGGGCCAGGCCCGGCGGCGGCGTCCATCCCGCACGCGAGATCAGCCGGATCCGCCGCCTGCGGACATCCAGTTCAAGGATCAGTTCGCGCAGCACATCCTGCCCCAGGATCAGGGGCGCGCCCAATCCCTTGTCGCCGGCCAGCGGCCCCAGGTCCAGGATCGCGGCGCGCAGCCCCTCCAGCCGCACCCCCTGGGGGCCGCCGATGCGGACATCCAGCGTCGCGCCGCGCCCGACCTGGGCCTGGCCGCCGACGCCGTAGGCCACCATCGGGATGTCGAACACATGGGTCAGACCCAGCGTCTGGACCAGCGAACGGTCGATCACCGAATACTGCGCCCCGGAATCGATCAGGGCCCGCACCGGCCGACCGTCCACGGACACCTCCACCGTCGGGGTGCTGGCGCGCGGCTCGGCATAGGGTTGCCAGCCCGTCGTCCCGCCCGGCGCGAAAACCACCGTCGGCCCCCGCCACAGCACATGGTCGCGCAGCCACCAGGCTCCGCCCACGCCCCCGGCGATCAACCCCAGCCGGATCAGAAGATCGCGTCGTCTCATGCCCATGACATGGACCGTCGCGACGACGGGCGCCAGCGGGGCGATGGTCGCAACGCCCTTCGCCCGTCCCTGTCGGCCATCCTGGCCACGGGGCGGGCAGGGATGGAGGTCGCACAGGGCATGAAATTGTCGTCCGCCGATCCCTTCGTCGCCCCTCGCGCGCCAAACCGGCCACAAGCCCGCGGAACCCGACAAAATCATCCCGGCCGGGGCCAGAAACCGGATGACGCCGCCGCCCCGTCTGGCTACGACCTTCAGCATCATGAACACCTCCCCCGACCGTTACGTCTCGACCCGAGGCCTCTCGCCCGAAACCGATTTCGCCGACGCCCTGCTGCGCGGCATCGCGCCGGACGGCGGCCTCTATATGCCCGCCGCCTGGCCGGCGCTTTCGCCCCAGGCCTGGACCGGCGCGGCGGACTACAAGCGCATCGCCCTTCAGGCCATGTCGCCCTTCGTCGGCGACGCCCTGCCGGCCGGGGCGCTGGATCGCGCTCTGGATCGCCTGACCGCCGGCTTCGACCATCCGCTGGTCACGCCCCTGGTCGAGCTGGAGCCGGGGCTGTTCGTGCTGGAGCTGTTCCACGGACCGACCGCCGCTTTCAAGGACCTGGCCATGCAGCTGGTCGCGGCCCTGACCGACGAGGCCTTGTCGGCCTCGGGCGAGCGGCTGACCATCCTGACCGCCACCTCGGGCGACACGGGCGCCGCCGCCGTGCGCGCCTTCGCCGGGGCCCGGTCCGTCGATCTGATCGTGCTGCACCCGCTGGATCGCGTGTCGCCGATCCAGCGCAAACAGATGACGACGGTCCAGGCGGACAATGTGCTGAACCTGGCCGTGCGCGGCGATTTCGACGACTGCCAGCGCCTGGTCAAAAGCCTGCTGGCCGACGAGGATCTGCGCTCACGCGGCCGGCTGTCGTCGGTCAATTCGATCAACTGGGCGCGGCTGGCGGGCCAGATCCCCTATTATGTCTCCGCCACCGCCCAGCTGGGCCGGGCCGCCACTTTCGTCGTGCCGACCGGCAATTTCGGCGACGCCTTCGCCGGGATCGCCGCGACCCGTATGGGCCTGCCGTCGAACGGCTTCGTGGCGGCCGTGAACCAGAACGACGCCCTGGCCCGCGCCCTCAACGACGGCCTCTATTCGCGCCGCGCGGCGGTCGAGAGCGGCAGCGTCTCCATGGACGTCCAGGCCCCGTCCAACTTCGAACGTCTGGTGTTCGAGGCGACGGGCCGCGACGCCGGGGCGACCCGCGCGGTGTTCGAGACCTTCGCCCGCGACGGCGCCGTCGCCTTCGACCCGGACCTGCTGGCCGCCCTGCGGTCCGAGGTCTCGGCCGTCTCCATCGACGAGGCCGAAACCCGCGCCGAGATCGCCCATGCCTATGAGGCCTGGGGCCGCGTGGTCTGCCCGCACACAGCCGTCGCCCTGGCCGCCGCGCGTCGCCAGGATCGCGCCAGGGGACCGGTCGTGGCCCTGTCCACCGCCCACCCGTCCAAGTTCGGCGCCTTCGTCTCCGACGTCCTGGGCTTCGAACCCGAAGCCGCAAACGTCATCGCCGCCCTGGGCGATCGGCCCGAGCGGTTGACGGTGGTCAATGGGACGGTTGAGGCGGCGCTGGACGCGGTGGCGGCCTTTTCAGGCCGCCACTGAACCCGAACTCAGCGGCGATTGCCGCCGGTCAGGGCGCGTATCAGCAGAAGACCGACGCCCGCGACCGACAGGGTGGTGACCAGCGGACGCTTGCGCGCCTCGGCCGCCACGGTGCGGGCCTTGTCGCGATAATCGGCCGGGGTCTTCTCGACCAGGCGATCTACGGCGTCCATGGCCTTGCCGAAGGTCTCCAGCGACTTGCCCTTGGCGTCGTTATAGGCGCCCTCGACCTGCAACTTCTGGTCGCCGACCAGCTGGCCCAAGCCTTTTTGCACCTTGCCTTGCACCTGCGAAGCGGCGCCGTTGATCTGTTCGTCGGTCATGATGTCATCCTCGGGGAGAAAGAGAGCGGCGCTTTTCGCCGTTGCACATCAAAACCCCAGTTACGCTTTCGGTTCCAGCGACGATACGCATGTCCCCTCCGTTCGGGCGGGGTGGTCGCGCAGCGACCGGGTGGGGGCGGCCCGGCAGGGACGCGCTTAGCGGGTGCAATACAGATCGGTGAAGCGTGTGCGGCCGTCCCCACCCGACCTCGCTCCGCTCGGCCGCCCTCCCCGAACGGGGAGGGAGAAAGGCGTCGCATCGGTCCCAACTCCGCAATCCAGGCATCGCGATTTCAACGACTTGATCGCCGCCAGCGACATTCGGCCATACAGGCCCGAAACCGTGCGATACTGCGCCTCGGGTCTTTGACATCGCCGCCCGGCGCAATTGCACTTTGCACCTTTTTTCCGGGTGCAGTTCAATTTCCTGATTTCAGACGAAGCGCACCGATTGCACCGTCTTTTTCGCCCGTCTTACGCCGGCTCCACCGCCCGCCAGTGGTCCAGGCGGCGCAGGAAGACGGCCGGGTCCTTGGGGGTCACCAGATTGGCCGGATCGTGGAAGATGCGGTCGTGCAGGCGGGTCGCCGTGAACCGCAACGCCGCCGCCTCGCCGAGACGCGGCAGGGCCGCCCGCTCGACCGGGCTCAGGGGCCGCACCGCCTCGTAGCCGCGCTGGAAGGCGGCCAGGGCCTGCGGCTGCGCCCGGCCCTCGGCGTCGAACCCCCAGGCCGACAGGGCGATGGCCAGGTCATAGGCGAAGGCGCCGTCGCAGCCGAAATAGAAGTCGATGACGGCCGAAACCGCCCCGTCCTCGAACAGCACATTGTCGGGGAAATAGTCGGCGTGGATCGCCCCGCCCGGCAAATCGTCCGTAAACGGATCACCCAGCCGCGCCAGCCCCGCCTCCACCTGTTTCAACAGCGCCCGATCCGTGTCGGAAGCGCGCGCCACGCCCTCGGCGCACCGATCCGCCAACCGCCGCCACACCGCCGGCCCGACCGGATTGGCGCGGCGCAGCGGGAAGTCGGCCGCCCCCAGATGCAGTTGCGCCAGAACCGCCCCCGC
Above is a genomic segment from Candidatus Brevundimonas colombiensis containing:
- the thrB gene encoding homoserine kinase, with protein sequence MAVFTPVSLAQARAFLVGYDIGRPVSLTAIAEGVENTNYRLDTVRDGVARRFVLTLFEGRTDAASLPFCLGLTAHLAGRGFSCPMPIEDRAGQWLGQLNGRAAAVIEWKTGAWLRTPGEADQAAAGAVLAQLHLGAADFPLRRANPVGPAVWRRLADRCAEGVARASDTDRALLKQVEAGLARLGDPFTDDLPGGAIHADYFPDNVLFEDGAVSAVIDFYFGCDGAFAYDLAIALSAWGFDAEGRAQPQALAAFQRGYEAVRPLSPVERAALPRLGEAAALRFTATRLHDRIFHDPANLVTPKDPAVFLRRLDHWRAVEPA
- a CDS encoding CsbD family protein, yielding MTDEQINGAASQVQGKVQKGLGQLVGDQKLQVEGAYNDAKGKSLETFGKAMDAVDRLVEKTPADYRDKARTVAAEARKRPLVTTLSVAGVGLLLIRALTGGNRR
- a CDS encoding retropepsin-like aspartic protease, translated to MRRRDLLIRLGLIAGGVGGAWWLRDHVLWRGPTVVFAPGGTTGWQPYAEPRASTPTVEVSVDGRPVRALIDSGAQYSVIDRSLVQTLGLTHVFDIPMVAYGVGGQAQVGRGATLDVRIGGPQGVRLEGLRAAILDLGPLAGDKGLGAPLILGQDVLRELILELDVRRRRIRLISRAGWTPPPGLAPVAVTRAGKALQAAITVEGAAVDAVIDTGASAVLAVTRETADAAGLLDGRRRTPGQSMVLGGVVGAETVIVRTLTIGDELYRQAAVAIYDDVAVPGFPKALVGMAAFEDRRVILDLRGPRLFVERPMEITVGA
- the pgm gene encoding phosphoglucomutase (alpha-D-glucose-1,6-bisphosphate-dependent); translated protein: MHDRAGLTARPEDLIDLDALLGAYETVQPDMTEPQQRVVFGTSGHRGSSLDGAFNQAHILAIAQSIAEYRAAQGVDGPLFLGRDTHGLSEPAFRTTLEVLVANGVQVLIDARDGFTPTPAVSHAILTHNRANARQADGVLITPSHNPPRDGGIKYNPPSGGPAGSEATAAIAARANQLIEGGLTQVRRVPSAQAQAAAGRFDYLSAYIDDLPRVVDLEAIRNAGVRIGADPLGGAAVAYWGEIAERHRLDLTVVNDAVDPRWAFMPLDADGKIRMDCSSPSAMAGLIGMMKGGSAYDVAFGNDADADRHGIVTPDAGLMNPNHFLAAAIAYLFANRPGWGADVAVGKTLVSSSMIDRVVAGLGRRLLEVPVGFKHFVPGLLDGTVGFGGEESAGASFLRQDGTVWTTDKDGLILCLLAAEIQARTGRSASRLYADLTDQYGAPAYARVDAPATRAEKARLAALSPSDVTATALAGQAITDILTKAPGNGEAIGGLKVVTADAWFAARPSGTEDVYKIYAESFLGPDHLAQVQAEARAVVATALAG
- a CDS encoding fatty acid desaturase; this translates as MPAAPRIAPSVLFTPQEWAPFQTRSAWAGPLLVAHCWAVIALAVAAGVAVPWLIPLCVMIVGTRQLGLAILMHEAAHGGLSKSPRLNDFLGHWLCATPIGASLAAYRPYHLTHHRFAQQAEDPDLMLSAPFPVSPASLRRKLIRDLTGQTFFKQRVLLPLAQTRAAPRSNRPQGDRAKPMGEAAHDYEAVVTGRSVLPFLVFNAVLLAGFVAAGLWWAFFVLWLLPMATWFPMVTRLRNIAEHACVEGSAVDPFRAARTTRAAWWERAFIAPYWVNFHAEHHLFMHVPCWKLPRLHRAIHARPQAAAMEVSPGYLDVIRTATRRPA
- a CDS encoding methyltransferase, producing MTIADPAAFIRDNTRLQPVPHAPEISLWLADEITPIWRLTEEELGEMGVPPPFWAFAWAGGQALSRYLLDHPHEVAGKRVLDFAAGSGLVGVAAMRAGAASVLCADIDPFCQAAVAANAAANRVTLTFTQANLLDAAPPEVEVICAGDICYERPMTEAVLAWLAQARSRGTRVLIGDPGRTYFPRTGLDFLAEYRVPTSRELEDQEIKRSSVWAMP
- the thrC gene encoding threonine synthase; the protein is MTPPPRLATTFSIMNTSPDRYVSTRGLSPETDFADALLRGIAPDGGLYMPAAWPALSPQAWTGAADYKRIALQAMSPFVGDALPAGALDRALDRLTAGFDHPLVTPLVELEPGLFVLELFHGPTAAFKDLAMQLVAALTDEALSASGERLTILTATSGDTGAAAVRAFAGARSVDLIVLHPLDRVSPIQRKQMTTVQADNVLNLAVRGDFDDCQRLVKSLLADEDLRSRGRLSSVNSINWARLAGQIPYYVSATAQLGRAATFVVPTGNFGDAFAGIAATRMGLPSNGFVAAVNQNDALARALNDGLYSRRAAVESGSVSMDVQAPSNFERLVFEATGRDAGATRAVFETFARDGAVAFDPDLLAALRSEVSAVSIDEAETRAEIAHAYEAWGRVVCPHTAVALAAARRQDRARGPVVALSTAHPSKFGAFVSDVLGFEPEAANVIAALGDRPERLTVVNGTVEAALDAVAAFSGRH
- a CDS encoding TSUP family transporter produces the protein MIEFTPEIVALLFAAAMAAGFVDAIAGGGGLITVPVLLAVGVSPVAAIATNKIQGSCGTASATWTFWRKGRIDFALLKWPLIATAVGAALGAMVVSFVDTTWLMVLLPLLLAGIAVYFLVGPKASDEDVHARLTPLAFGAVSGGIGFYDGFFGPGAGSFFALALVTLMGMGLTRATAHTKALNFSSNLVSVVVFAIGGHVLWAVGLTMAVGQVLGGWLGSHAAMRFGPKLIRPLLVLICIGMVIKLLSDPANPLRAWIEGVI
- a CDS encoding type 1 glutamine amidotransferase, with amino-acid sequence MAQTLSGKTVAILATDGVELIELNEPMKALKDAGAVVEIVSLKAGEFQGFDHLTPGEKVTADKAVAAVDASAYSALLLPGGVANPDLLRADADAVAFVRAFFDAGKPVAAICHAPWLLIEAGVVEGRRMTAFESIRTDLKNAGADVVNEEVVVDQGLVTSRCPDDIPAFNAKMIEEFGEGRHEGQAA
- a CDS encoding zinc metallopeptidase; the protein is MRWQGGRTGGGVEDRRGMGGGAIAGGGIGVGVLALIGYFVFGIDPSTTTQLASQLGGVGASEQQGQVGTPQDQAGRFVDVIGANINDVWAQKLKGYQPPKVVIYEQGTGTGCGYGQSAMGPFYCPNDKTVYLDLNFWQEMETQLGASGADFARAYVIAHEFGHHVQTLTGTSDQVRQAQQRARGEGEANRYSVALELQADCYAGVWAKNAAAVSNGQVALEPGDIEEGMKTAQAIGDDALQRRGGGRVSPESFTHGSSAQRVEWLQRGYQSGDPASCDTFGGA
- a CDS encoding helix-turn-helix transcriptional regulator; translated protein: MKNRLKLLRVERGWTQEQLGQALGVSRQAVIAVETERHDPSLDLAYRIAAVFERPVEEIFENSHSG